The Rosa rugosa chromosome 3, drRosRugo1.1, whole genome shotgun sequence sequence AAATTTTCGTCTGGAACCCGAAAGCAGCCTTCAAATGTTTTGGGCCGCAAATTGCTATGGGCACCCAACAGCTAAACATTTTGCTCTTTTGTTTCTCTGACTTCTTTActtgtttctttccttttccAAGTCCAGGCGAACTAGAGGCGATGTCAAAAATGGAACAAGGCCGCTCCTGGAGGTGCGATCACACTTGGCCCTGGATTTGGATGAGCCTAAACTTCTCAAAGCAATTAGGAGATTTCATTGCCTGGAGCCTCAACTTGGGAATAGGAAGAACTCAATTCTGAAACTTCACTTTTGGTTCTCTTCTCTTTATCAGTCACTCTGCTTCTGAAATTGCTTCCTGGTGTTGAACTTTGGTTAAGCGAATTCGAACAAGCTAGTGCGCAGTGGCTGTATTTTTAAGCCAGTAACATGTGTTTATGAGCTCAATCTGAAGATGAAGTAGTCTTTTGGATCCATGCTTTCACCGGCAATAATTAATTCAACTTCATTTGCTTGCAGGTGCGACTGGGAGAGACCCACATATGATCATGTTTTGTCTCTACACATCCTGACTTCGACATTTGATCTTGCTCACCCTTGTATTAAATTAATCATGTTTAAAACAAAGCTCCAGGACAACAATTAAATTACAAGCCTTAATTGTTTTGACTTATGCATGCATGGGTAATTAAGGCCTCCTTATTTTTGGTCTGCAACACAACCACCCCAAAACCAAAAGTTGATCATGCTTTttatgttttggttttgttttgcttttggcTATTTACGTGGCTCTCCAAGAGGTGACCTTGTCAAACtagaccatatatatattttttatatccCACGAACTGCATGCTTGCCTGCAACTCTTTTGTTCATTTGTTTTGTCTTGGCTTCCCTGCCTGTTATTTTGAGAGAGGCACCCACTGAGCTTGCCTCAAGTTTGGGAGAGAAGCAAAGCTTGTGAGATTAGTGCATGGCCTTTAGTATTTCATTGAAGCCGTTTAGCACCCTCGTCAACCCCAGCAGCTTTGTATTTGCCTTGCTGCTGCTGCGAGCAATTTCGATGAAAGCATGCAACTACGACTTTGTTTTCCGATATGCAGGTACAATGGTCGTCGGAGACGCTGCTCCGGCATGGTCATCGGGACGCTGCCCGGCATGGTTCATCGGGACGCTGCCCGGCATGGTTCATCGGGACGCTGCCCGGCATGTTCATCGGGACGCTGCCCGGCATGGTCATCGGAGGCGCTGCTCTGGCATGTTTCAAAGAGGAGGTGGAGCTTGTGAACATCCAAAGAGGAGGTGGAGCTTGTGAACATTCAAAGAGAGGGTGGAGCATGGAAGGGAGGGAATCTCAACCTTTGTGGTGTATGGGATATCTCTCCGAACTTTGTCTTCCAAGCTGCCTCTTGCCTTCACTGCTTTGTCCTTCTTCTTTTCCACGTTGCTATCCTCTCCTGCTGCCTCTTCACGTTGCGGCGTTGTGTCTTCTTTAAACAATtgtatactactaatgacagaAAAATATTAACTTAAGGGGAGACAAATTTGAATAATGTAGTCGTGCAGCTCAAACTCATAAAATGTATAACCTACTCTATTATGAGTAAAACTAGCTTGTATGGCTTGGGCGCATTCCTAGCAAAATATGGCGAGAAACCATTAATTTCTAACGATCTCTCTCCGACCGAGTCTTATGTATCTACACTATATATATGCCTTTAGTCCAACTGTTATTCTCATATGCTGCTAAAATGGGTTTCAACAAACAAAACTTAATAGCCGTATGCTCCACAGCTTTGATCCTAATTACTTATGTCCCTCTAGCAAGTACAGTCGAAGACGACAGTGGCTTCCTCAAAGCACACAATGAGATTCGCAAAGAGCACGGTCTCCCGCCACTGCAATGGAATAAAACCTTAGCTGAGTATGCGCAAAATTATGCCAATAAAAGATCTGTGGACTGCGCAATGGAGCATTCGGATGCTCCTTATTCTGAGAACATTGCGAGTGGTTTGGGTATGACCGGTGAAGCAGCGACAAAGTACTGGTGCACCGAGAAAGCCGAATACGACTACAACACAAATAAATGTACCGGTCCTGAGGAAGACGGTTGCCGCCACTACACTATTATAGTTACCAGGATAACAACCCAACTTGGTTGTGCAAGGGCCAAGTGCAAAAATGGCGATATGTTTGTATCCTGCAACTATGATCCTTCTGGAGATTGGGACCAGCGTCCTTACTAAACATACTATATATGCAAtgatgatctatgagttttgcTCCAAAAAGGGATCAAAACGgttatttataattttctacCTAAATGTATATAAAGGGTCTGATGTTGGCATTGATGAATCGGTATTCATCATTTATCACCCAAGAATTTCTTGGCTCAGTTTTTTAATGCAAGTTTTAATGTTGTAAAATTTTTGAAGAGATTTTATGCATGGTTTGTAAGAATGAGGTTATATCCTCAAGGGAATAAATTATGTTATATTTTTGAGATGATTTTTcattctcattttcttttattgaAAGTTGAAAGTATCGGGGGTAGGATATAAAGGCCTAGTAAACAAAACGAAATGAAtcaaatgaaatttttttttttctgatgtaTGGGGTTTGTACGAAATTAGAATTAGATTGTTGATTTTTGCAAGTTCGAGTAGATCGTGAACACTTTTTAATTTTGGATTACCATACTGATTGCATTGGTGCGAGTTCTTCTGGTGCCCGGATTTTTGTTAGTGGGCAGATCCCGGTTTTAAAGGCACAGATACCATGAGGGTTATCTGCAACCCTTGCTTCCATCTCTGTATGCGCCTTCTTGCAGCAAAAACCACGTTGGCAGGTGACTATATGAGAACTGAAGGAGATTGTGACAGCTTCCNNNNNNNNNNNNNNNNNNNNNNNNNNNNNNNNNNNNNNNNNNNNNNNNNNNNNNNNNNNNNNNNNNNNNNNNNNNNNNNNNNNNNNNNNNNNNNNNNNNNNNNNNNNNNNNNNNNNNNNNNNNNNNNNNNNNNNNNNNNNNNNNNNNNNNNNNNNNNNNNNNNNNNNNNNNNNNNNNNNNNNNNNNNNNNNNNNNNNNNNACCATCACCTCACCAAGATTTCTTTTCCTCCTCATCAAGATCTACCAtcacctcaccaagatccattttcctcctcaccaaaattccatcaaatcctcatcaatttctcaaaggGATTTCAAGGAGCTTCAAGGGACCTCATCTACATCAAGACTTGAGATTGGGTATAGTgggaagccataaatcaagacttgtcataattgctccatagcaatttgtgacttgttcATGTTACTTTCCACTCCTTTTCACTtttacctctttaattgatgaatattgttgttgatttgtggatgggttgtgagtagtctatttaggaaactagggtttgaaccctagcatggatttaatgtaataaatatgttttgatttaatggttttcaatttcgtgtttggcatatgttctattctatattatttggcttagatgcatgcttaggagcttgattaactcttgaatgtgtagatgagcatgtctagaacaaattaggggacctaatcatttctctaatttatggctaggacacttgtttagaacatggttagttacaataccaatttcgattgccgtattggctagcttgggaaccttgattctaggactcttcgccttttggtgcaactagaggccctaacaaggctctagattgtcccaattgagtttctacgacccttgatccggagtaggaataccctttaaggaatctaatgacccatgagccttgaaaagccttgggtacggttcttgatgccactatgaattgaatgaccattgtcgaaatatatttgtgcattaaatttggctaggaggataccctagtgacctaatttctatttcttgattagtttctattatctCAAGTTTTTATTAGctactttaatttttaattgtcaattttatttttcgcaattaaaaaaatcaatttttacAAACTACTTTCATTGTCCATACCACTCGGTTGTGAGCTTCTGCATTTATTTGTGGTTCTCTTGACCAATTTTAGGCTTGGTTGTTCCGAGCCGGGCATGTAAATAGCTTGGTGctatttttaggttttgtttgttaaattgttggtgacttagtaatcggcataaccaaggattggagttagcttttcaatccccgtggtacgataatttcgggtttaaatatttcccactt is a genomic window containing:
- the LOC133739816 gene encoding pathogenesis-related protein 1-like; this encodes MGFNKQNLIAVCSTALILITYVPLASTVEDDSGFLKAHNEIRKEHGLPPLQWNKTLAEYAQNYANKRSVDCAMEHSDAPYSENIASGLGMTGEAATKYWCTEKAEYDYNTNKCTGPEEDGCRHYTIIVTRITTQLGCARAKCKNGDMFVSCNYDPSGDWDQRPY